Proteins encoded by one window of Halomonas chromatireducens:
- a CDS encoding NAD(P)H-flavin reductase, which yields MTARTLTCQVTAVEDLTPDVFRVRLEGRPEAMAHDPGQYLELALDDDTWVPFSIASAHGGDGTLELHIQHWPERENSERLRNLVVVARHLTLRMPGGDCVLDSTSRRPLLLIAAGTGFAQMKAIVEASLHESPERPIDLWWAARERRDLYLEGLAREWAESHENVRFHVVTEVAPETPVAGERVQGHRGRIDQALAEGLDDISGHDVYLSGSPGMVYACVDVLASLGLTASRVFSDVFAYAPRQPLVPTAGVLRREGGR from the coding sequence ATGACGGCAAGGACCCTGACCTGCCAGGTGACGGCAGTGGAGGATCTCACTCCCGACGTGTTCCGCGTCCGGCTGGAGGGACGCCCCGAGGCCATGGCCCACGACCCCGGCCAGTACCTCGAGCTGGCGCTTGACGATGACACCTGGGTGCCGTTCTCCATTGCCAGCGCCCATGGCGGTGACGGCACCCTCGAACTGCATATTCAGCATTGGCCGGAGCGTGAGAACTCCGAGCGCCTGCGCAACCTGGTCGTGGTTGCCCGGCACCTGACCCTGCGCATGCCGGGAGGCGACTGCGTGCTGGACAGTACCAGCCGGCGGCCGCTGTTGCTGATTGCCGCGGGGACCGGCTTCGCCCAGATGAAAGCCATCGTCGAGGCCTCGCTGCACGAGTCCCCGGAGCGACCCATCGACCTCTGGTGGGCGGCGCGGGAGCGGCGTGACCTCTATCTCGAGGGCCTGGCGCGAGAGTGGGCCGAGAGCCACGAGAATGTTCGCTTCCATGTGGTCACCGAGGTGGCGCCGGAGACGCCGGTAGCCGGTGAGCGCGTCCAGGGGCATCGGGGACGCATCGACCAGGCGCTGGCGGAGGGGCTCGACGATATCTCCGGCCATGACGTCTACCTCTCCGGGTCGCCGGGCATGGTCTACGCTTGCGTCGATGTGCTGGCCTCGCTGGGGCTAACTGCCTCCCGGGTCTTCTCCGATGTCTTCGCCTATGCGCCGCGCCAGCCGCTGGTGCCTACGGCCGGCGTGCTCAGGCGGGAGGGCGGTAGGTGA
- a CDS encoding 3-deoxy-7-phosphoheptulonate synthase, with amino-acid sequence MNAHTTLAERQTDRRAEFDLAAETSRTEMTLPTPGELRHTLPLGPQLVERVHAQRQAVHDILQGRDDRLLVVVGPCSIHDPVAALEYAQRLAELAPRVSDRLLPVMRVYVEKPRTTVGWKGLAYDPGLNGSGDMALGLRLSRQLMRDIASLGLPVATELLQPMLAPYLEDLLAWVAIGARTTESQLHRELASGLDAAVGFKNATSGDVKVALDAMQAAAHPHQHFGLAGDGRPVMRETAGNPHTHVVLRGGHGGPNHDAGSVQACRQALQAAGLTPRLMVDCSHANACKDHRRQGEVLRDVLAQRLAGENSLMGLMLESYLEEGRQALEPATLRYGVSVTDACLGWEATEALLLEAAEQLRSA; translated from the coding sequence ATGAATGCCCATACGACCCTTGCCGAGCGCCAGACGGACCGCCGAGCCGAGTTTGACCTTGCCGCTGAAACGAGTCGGACCGAGATGACGCTGCCCACCCCAGGCGAACTGCGACACACCCTTCCTCTGGGGCCTCAGCTGGTCGAGCGGGTCCACGCCCAGCGCCAGGCTGTCCATGACATCCTGCAGGGCCGTGACGACCGATTGCTGGTCGTGGTGGGTCCCTGCTCGATCCACGACCCCGTGGCGGCGCTGGAGTACGCGCAACGCCTGGCCGAGCTGGCACCCAGGGTGTCGGATCGCCTGCTGCCGGTGATGCGTGTCTACGTGGAGAAACCGCGCACCACGGTGGGCTGGAAGGGGCTTGCCTATGATCCCGGCCTCAACGGCAGTGGCGACATGGCCCTCGGCCTTCGGCTGTCGCGCCAGCTGATGCGCGATATCGCCTCCCTTGGCCTGCCGGTGGCCACCGAACTGCTGCAGCCGATGCTTGCGCCCTACCTGGAAGATCTGCTGGCCTGGGTTGCCATCGGCGCGCGCACCACCGAATCCCAGCTGCATCGCGAGCTGGCCAGTGGCCTGGACGCGGCGGTGGGCTTCAAGAATGCCACCAGTGGCGACGTCAAGGTCGCCCTGGACGCCATGCAGGCGGCGGCGCATCCCCACCAGCACTTCGGCCTTGCCGGCGACGGTCGCCCCGTGATGCGCGAGACGGCGGGCAACCCCCACACGCACGTGGTGCTGCGCGGTGGACACGGCGGCCCCAACCACGACGCCGGTTCTGTGCAAGCCTGCCGCCAGGCGCTGCAAGCCGCTGGGCTGACACCGCGGCTGATGGTCGACTGTAGCCACGCCAATGCCTGCAAGGACCACCGTCGCCAGGGTGAGGTACTGCGTGACGTGCTGGCACAGCGCCTGGCCGGTGAAAACTCGCTGATGGGGCTGATGCTTGAGAGCTACCTTGAGGAGGGGCGCCAGGCCCTCGAGCCCGCCACCCTGCGCTACGGCGTGTCGGTGACCGACGCCTGCCTGGGCTGGGAAGCCACTGAGGCGCTGCTGCTGGAGGCAGCGGAACAGCTCCGCTCGGCTTGA
- the folM gene encoding dihydromonapterin reductase: MSASPILITGGAQRVGRHCAERLAEDGHPVIISYRRERAELEALRERGIVALEADFSTEAGILDFIARLKIETSSLRAIVHNASDWAPDSAGAQAGATFERLFRIHMQAPYLVNLHCRELLDACGEPQRDIVHISDYVVQKGSRKHAAYAATKAGLESLTLSFAAMYAPSIQVNGIAPALIMLNEGDDEAYIEKVRAKSAMGTVPGPGVIYQSLRYLLDNRYVTGITLPVDGGRHLR, translated from the coding sequence GTGAGCGCCTCGCCGATCCTGATCACCGGTGGCGCGCAGCGTGTGGGGCGCCACTGTGCCGAGCGGCTGGCCGAGGACGGGCATCCCGTGATCATCAGCTACCGCCGCGAGCGGGCCGAGCTGGAAGCACTGCGCGAGCGGGGCATCGTGGCACTCGAGGCCGACTTCTCCACCGAAGCGGGTATCCTCGACTTTATCGCCCGCCTCAAGATCGAGACATCGTCGCTGAGGGCCATCGTGCATAATGCCAGCGACTGGGCGCCGGACTCGGCCGGCGCTCAGGCGGGGGCGACCTTCGAACGGCTGTTCCGCATTCATATGCAGGCGCCCTACCTGGTCAACCTGCACTGCCGTGAGCTGCTGGACGCCTGCGGGGAGCCTCAGCGCGATATCGTGCATATCTCCGATTACGTCGTGCAGAAGGGTTCGAGGAAGCACGCCGCCTATGCTGCCACCAAGGCGGGGCTGGAGAGTCTGACGCTCTCTTTCGCGGCCATGTACGCCCCGTCGATCCAGGTCAACGGCATTGCCCCGGCCCTGATCATGCTCAATGAGGGCGATGATGAAGCCTACATCGAGAAGGTGCGGGCCAAGTCCGCCATGGGCACGGTGCCGGGACCTGGCGTGATCTACCAGAGCCTGCGTTACCTGCTCGACAACCGTTATGTCACCGGGATTACCCTGCCGGTCGATGGCGGCCGGCATCTTCGCTAG
- a CDS encoding DUF3087 family protein yields the protein MPFRFEHHDPESYRRKARLISVAMAAQLIVFGLVFSQLLTATFGSSLWLNALGVFLGLIVTSLTFAVLRERPWMTEMRYVWQLKHHLSRVSGYLSTLRREAEQGNDVALDLLTFYHQGMVQLAELNGRTMDDDGELIAERQKIRGLRQDRGLAERVEGFDPHDLAAFKRS from the coding sequence ATGCCGTTCCGTTTCGAGCACCATGACCCGGAGTCCTACCGTCGCAAGGCGCGACTGATCAGCGTGGCCATGGCCGCCCAGCTGATCGTCTTCGGCCTGGTGTTCTCCCAACTGCTGACCGCTACCTTCGGCTCCAGCCTCTGGCTCAATGCGCTGGGGGTGTTTCTGGGCCTTATCGTCACCAGCCTGACCTTTGCCGTACTGCGCGAGCGTCCCTGGATGACCGAGATGCGCTACGTCTGGCAGCTCAAGCATCACCTGTCTCGTGTGAGCGGCTATCTCTCCACCCTGCGTCGCGAGGCGGAGCAGGGCAATGACGTGGCACTCGACCTGTTGACCTTTTACCACCAGGGCATGGTTCAGCTGGCTGAGCTAAATGGCCGCACCATGGATGACGACGGCGAACTCATTGCCGAGCGACAGAAGATCAGGGGACTGCGCCAAGACAGGGGCCTGGCCGAGCGGGTAG